One Peribacillus simplex NBRC 15720 = DSM 1321 genomic region harbors:
- the fliI gene encoding flagellar protein export ATPase FliI, whose translation MNTRDLLPLVDEVHPFKHYGRVKRVVGLMIESQGPESSVGDVCYIYTGIQKKKNRILAEVVGFRDEMVILMPFTAVSDIAPGCIVEGSGRSLEIKVGSGLIGKVVNPLGHPIDDSLLPKGLATISVDQDPPNPMKRPPINEPIDVGVRVIDSLLTVGKGQRVGIFAGSGVGKSTLLGMVARNTKADLNVIGLIGERGREVREIIEKDLGPEGLARSIVVVATSDQPALMRIKGALTATAIAEYFRDKGLNVMLMMDSVTRVAMAQREIGLAIGEPPTTKGYTPSVFAILPRLLERTGTNQRGTITAFYTVLVDGDDMNEPIADAVRGILDGHFILDRNLANKGQFPALNVLKSISRVMNNIVGDKHKNAAEKLRASLSTYMESEDLINIGAYKKGSSEQIDNSITRYPEIISFLKQGTHEKASKDNSINALVELMEKGD comes from the coding sequence ATGAACACTAGAGACCTATTGCCCTTAGTTGATGAAGTTCATCCATTCAAACATTATGGACGGGTCAAACGTGTAGTGGGGTTAATGATAGAATCTCAAGGCCCTGAAAGCTCTGTAGGTGATGTTTGTTATATCTATACAGGTATACAAAAAAAGAAAAATCGAATCTTAGCTGAAGTTGTTGGTTTCCGAGATGAAATGGTTATTTTAATGCCATTTACAGCAGTTAGTGATATTGCACCGGGTTGTATCGTGGAAGGAAGCGGACGGAGCCTTGAGATAAAGGTGGGAAGTGGGCTTATTGGCAAAGTAGTCAATCCATTGGGACATCCCATTGATGACTCACTGCTTCCAAAAGGGCTCGCGACAATTTCTGTGGATCAAGATCCTCCAAATCCGATGAAACGACCTCCCATTAATGAACCGATAGATGTAGGAGTGCGGGTGATTGATAGTTTATTAACAGTTGGAAAAGGACAACGTGTTGGTATCTTTGCAGGGAGCGGTGTCGGTAAAAGCACGTTGCTTGGGATGGTAGCGAGGAATACGAAGGCTGACTTAAACGTAATAGGTCTTATTGGAGAACGTGGCCGTGAAGTTCGTGAAATCATTGAGAAAGATCTTGGACCAGAAGGGCTGGCACGATCAATCGTTGTAGTGGCGACATCTGATCAGCCAGCGTTGATGAGGATAAAGGGTGCTTTGACGGCAACCGCCATCGCAGAATATTTTCGTGATAAGGGATTGAATGTGATGCTGATGATGGATTCGGTCACGAGGGTTGCGATGGCCCAGAGGGAAATTGGGCTTGCTATAGGGGAACCGCCGACAACCAAAGGGTATACACCATCCGTTTTTGCCATCCTGCCAAGGTTACTCGAAAGAACGGGAACAAATCAGCGGGGTACCATTACAGCGTTTTATACCGTTCTTGTCGACGGTGATGATATGAATGAACCGATTGCTGATGCTGTCAGGGGAATTTTGGATGGTCACTTCATACTAGACCGTAACTTGGCCAATAAAGGACAGTTTCCAGCGCTCAATGTATTAAAGAGCATTAGTCGTGTCATGAATAATATTGTTGGTGACAAGCATAAAAACGCCGCAGAAAAATTGCGGGCAAGTTTATCAACCTATATGGAGTCGGAAGATTTGATTAATATAGGAGCTTATAAGAAGGGTTCTTCCGAACAAATTGATAACTCGATTACACGCTATCCTGAAATCATTTCATTTTTGAAGCAAGGAACCCATGAAAAAGCTTCCAAAGATAATAGTATCAACGCCCTTGTCGAATTGATGGAGAAAGGTGATTAA
- the fliL gene encoding flagellar basal body-associated protein FliL, protein MKKNLMTIMSIILVAITLVGVIAVVVVTKLSDPTSAEDKPSIDEIVKSSVEIPEITTNLAGNDYIKISFMVQTENKKAKEELEKRNFQVKNIIITELSEMKAEELTGKKGKEKLQEALKTRMNELMEEGKVEKVYITSSILQ, encoded by the coding sequence ATGAAAAAAAATCTAATGACTATTATGTCGATTATACTCGTGGCTATAACGCTTGTAGGTGTCATAGCGGTCGTGGTTGTGACAAAGTTATCTGATCCCACATCTGCCGAAGATAAACCTAGCATTGACGAAATTGTCAAATCATCAGTTGAGATTCCTGAAATTACTACGAATCTTGCGGGCAATGATTATATCAAAATCTCATTTATGGTTCAAACAGAAAATAAAAAAGCAAAAGAAGAGTTGGAAAAAAGAAATTTTCAAGTGAAAAATATTATCATTACCGAACTGTCCGAAATGAAAGCGGAAGAGTTAACCGGTAAAAAAGGCAAGGAAAAGCTTCAAGAAGCGTTAAAGACTAGAATGAATGAATTAATGGAAGAAGGAAAAGTTGAAAAGGTTTATATAACCTCCTCGATTCTGCAATAA
- the fliH gene encoding flagellar assembly protein FliH — translation MSRIIKSQQAHQEKSKKIAIKVRPFDLLQNDDADERKNHHYFQSDEFLNDAKQEVETLLLDAKQKAQAIAAEIQQDREQWENQEKAMFIEQAQKEGYQQGVEDGIQKGYNEIAAEIAFAKEVVESSKKDYRHHIESSETVILNLALKVAEKIIGQQLEKDEESFLSIVKRAIKEVRDYREVQLHIHPIQYQRILSHKDELMLLFPKDTKLYIFPDDELEESNCIIESENGRMDASVDSQLQEIKVKLTELLEGEQR, via the coding sequence TTGTCTAGGATTATCAAATCCCAGCAGGCTCACCAGGAGAAAAGCAAAAAGATTGCGATAAAAGTTCGCCCTTTTGACTTACTTCAAAATGATGATGCAGATGAACGGAAAAACCATCATTATTTTCAATCTGATGAATTTCTCAATGATGCAAAACAAGAAGTGGAAACGTTATTGCTCGATGCTAAACAAAAAGCCCAAGCGATTGCTGCGGAAATCCAGCAAGACCGAGAACAATGGGAGAATCAAGAAAAAGCAATGTTTATCGAACAAGCTCAAAAAGAAGGGTATCAGCAGGGAGTCGAAGATGGTATCCAAAAGGGTTATAACGAGATTGCAGCGGAAATAGCTTTCGCAAAAGAAGTGGTAGAGTCCTCTAAAAAAGATTATCGGCACCATATCGAATCATCTGAAACCGTTATTTTGAATCTTGCCCTGAAGGTGGCAGAGAAAATTATCGGGCAACAGCTTGAAAAAGATGAAGAATCTTTTTTATCCATAGTCAAAAGAGCCATCAAAGAAGTGAGGGATTACCGTGAAGTGCAATTGCATATCCATCCAATCCAATATCAAAGGATTCTTTCTCATAAAGATGAGTTGATGCTCCTCTTTCCGAAAGATACTAAGTTGTATATCTTTCCGGATGATGAGCTTGAAGAAAGCAACTGTATCATCGAATCCGAAAACGGAAGGATGGATGCCAGTGTCGACAGTCAGCTGCAGGAAATAAAAGTGAAACTAACTGAATTGCTGGAAGGGGAGCAAAGATGA
- a CDS encoding MotE family protein, translating to MRKKSESNGLEELVESKISKFQWFLVIFIPLIFAVTVALIVFTVAGVNVVEKAKEMSAKIPFIESDQKDEEKGKPAKNDEKVSMKLEKLETEIENKEKEIDKLESIIDTRDKAIEKAEAEKQQLQTEMNQLKDSQNNSKQAFKDIIRTYETMAPKKAAPIITEMNDEDAVEILSSMKAATLAKVLEQMTTADAARLTKKLTEQSS from the coding sequence ATGCGAAAAAAAAGTGAATCTAATGGATTGGAAGAATTGGTAGAAAGCAAGATAAGTAAGTTTCAATGGTTTCTTGTCATCTTCATTCCATTAATCTTTGCGGTAACTGTAGCGTTGATCGTTTTTACAGTTGCAGGGGTAAATGTAGTGGAAAAGGCAAAGGAAATGTCTGCGAAAATACCCTTCATTGAATCGGATCAAAAGGATGAAGAGAAAGGTAAACCAGCCAAGAATGATGAGAAAGTTTCCATGAAGCTCGAAAAATTGGAAACCGAGATTGAAAACAAGGAAAAAGAGATAGACAAGCTTGAGAGCATCATTGATACACGTGACAAGGCCATTGAAAAGGCAGAAGCGGAAAAACAGCAGCTTCAAACAGAAATGAACCAACTTAAGGATAGTCAGAATAATAGTAAACAAGCGTTCAAAGATATAATCCGTACTTACGAAACCATGGCTCCCAAGAAGGCTGCACCTATAATTACAGAAATGAATGATGAAGATGCAGTGGAGATTCTCTCGAGTATGAAAGCAGCCACTTTAGCTAAGGTTTTGGAGCAAATGACAACGGCTGATGCTGCAAGGTTAACGAAGAAACTAACGGAACAAAGTTCTTAA
- a CDS encoding flagellar hook-length control protein FliK, translating into MNSAINCLLPLASLSLNVPIKPNQQTNSGFGSVLQSAIGAEPHIPSNIAGITEGRMSVIEDLLGFLKLERLSDTGEQSVSEAPSVNQQDNNLILQVLKNVAGNAEGALADFFASIEELDLEQDVDDLSLNLQSLLSANVMELYTILKKVTVLSEEEWHELPLTSVVNLLKFAKIQDLLSENKDMSQDEAAIQKQMKQLLEGLTGKLEKWLSNQSKSKSEPDQSNTLEKGQTKTIEILKSTFSQLSGSDKVNKDGTFSSGVTLQSPDSSKHQGSGMPFLMTKLEQFVLAAPKGEQTVSQEEFVKQFENILSKANFSGTNGVNKLLIRLNPEHLGSLRIELIQKDGMLSAKIMATTAQAKDMLENQVHGLKQAFSGQNIQIERIEISQAFNAFNSEKFSHKDADEHNEQQESKEESNDETESEFTGSLADALLNLEV; encoded by the coding sequence ATGAATTCAGCCATTAATTGTTTACTTCCTTTGGCATCATTAAGTCTAAACGTACCAATTAAGCCAAATCAGCAAACTAATTCAGGGTTTGGTTCAGTCCTTCAATCCGCCATAGGGGCAGAACCACACATTCCATCGAATATAGCTGGCATCACTGAAGGAAGAATGTCTGTAATAGAGGATTTGCTTGGTTTTTTGAAACTTGAAAGATTAAGTGATACTGGGGAACAGAGTGTTTCCGAAGCCCCTTCAGTAAACCAACAAGACAACAACCTTATTTTACAGGTCCTAAAAAATGTAGCCGGAAATGCTGAGGGTGCCCTTGCTGATTTTTTTGCGAGCATCGAGGAACTGGATTTAGAACAAGATGTGGATGACCTCAGCCTGAATCTACAGAGTTTGTTATCAGCCAATGTCATGGAACTGTATACCATCCTGAAAAAAGTTACTGTATTGAGCGAAGAAGAATGGCATGAGCTCCCATTAACTAGTGTTGTTAATCTTTTGAAATTTGCGAAAATTCAAGATCTTCTATCGGAGAATAAGGATATGTCACAAGATGAAGCGGCCATCCAGAAACAAATGAAACAACTGCTTGAAGGGTTAACGGGGAAACTGGAGAAATGGCTGTCCAATCAGTCAAAATCAAAATCAGAACCTGATCAATCCAACACTTTGGAGAAAGGGCAAACTAAAACAATAGAAATATTGAAAAGCACATTCTCACAATTATCTGGGAGTGACAAGGTAAATAAAGACGGGACATTCAGCAGCGGAGTGACTTTGCAAAGCCCGGATAGCAGTAAACATCAAGGGTCTGGTATGCCTTTTCTCATGACAAAGCTGGAGCAATTCGTTTTGGCAGCTCCCAAAGGTGAGCAAACTGTCAGTCAAGAAGAGTTTGTTAAACAATTTGAAAATATTTTGAGTAAGGCGAATTTTAGCGGAACTAACGGTGTAAATAAACTGTTGATCAGATTGAATCCTGAACATTTAGGGTCTCTTAGAATCGAGTTGATTCAAAAGGATGGTATGCTGTCAGCCAAGATTATGGCTACTACTGCTCAGGCCAAAGATATGCTGGAGAATCAGGTTCATGGCTTAAAACAAGCCTTTAGCGGTCAAAACATTCAAATTGAAAGAATTGAAATTTCACAGGCCTTCAATGCTTTTAACTCCGAGAAATTCAGCCATAAAGATGCGGATGAACATAATGAACAACAGGAGAGTAAGGAAGAAAGCAATGATGAGACGGAAAGCGAGTTTACGGGATCCCTTGCTGATGCTCTGTTAAATCTGGAAGTGTAG
- the fliY gene encoding flagellar motor switch phosphatase FliY: MVSDGMLSQDEIDALLKGTSDIEDEVIPLSIDDYLSMMELDALGEIGNISFGSSATALSTLLNQKVEITTPTVTLIERGQIAEEFPHPYVAIQVQYTEGFSGINMLVIKQSDAAIIADLMLGGDGENPSDLLGEIQLSAVQEAMNQMMGSAATSMSTIFSKKVDISPPSIDLLNFLNGVGENAIPDEDLFAKISFRLRVGNLIDSSIMQLLPLEFAKGLVSELLNGTSESEPTDMKTEKGLSDPVTNIPTQQPAPFQDTRSDRSANETYGQNGHQTQPTNQIPNVPQHFGVSSVPTGQPVNVQHASFTSFQPYQLQESETKNLSMLMDIPLQVTVELGRTKRCVKDILELSSGSIIELDKLAGEPVDILVNSRLIAKGEVVVIDENFGVRVTDIMSQSDRLNKIR, encoded by the coding sequence ATGGTAAGTGATGGAATGCTTTCGCAAGACGAGATAGATGCCCTTTTAAAAGGTACAAGTGATATAGAAGATGAGGTGATCCCTCTCTCGATTGACGATTATTTATCAATGATGGAACTCGATGCCCTCGGTGAAATTGGTAATATCTCCTTCGGGAGTTCGGCCACTGCCCTATCCACTTTGTTGAATCAGAAAGTGGAAATCACCACCCCGACGGTTACCTTAATTGAACGGGGACAGATCGCGGAAGAATTCCCGCATCCGTATGTAGCGATTCAAGTGCAATATACAGAAGGTTTTTCAGGTATAAATATGCTGGTCATCAAGCAGAGCGATGCTGCTATCATTGCAGATTTGATGCTTGGAGGAGATGGGGAGAATCCTTCTGATCTGCTTGGAGAAATTCAATTGAGTGCTGTCCAGGAAGCCATGAACCAAATGATGGGTTCCGCTGCTACATCCATGTCGACCATTTTTAGTAAAAAAGTGGATATTTCTCCACCTAGCATAGATTTACTTAACTTTCTAAATGGTGTAGGTGAAAATGCGATACCGGACGAGGATTTATTTGCAAAAATCTCGTTCCGTCTCCGTGTCGGTAACTTAATTGATTCCAGTATTATGCAATTGTTACCATTAGAGTTTGCTAAAGGGTTAGTTTCTGAATTATTAAATGGGACGAGTGAAAGCGAACCTACCGATATGAAAACGGAAAAAGGACTTAGTGATCCAGTAACAAACATTCCAACTCAGCAGCCGGCACCTTTCCAGGACACCCGGTCTGATCGATCGGCAAATGAAACTTATGGACAAAACGGTCACCAGACACAACCTACGAACCAAATACCGAATGTACCACAACATTTTGGAGTTTCATCCGTTCCAACAGGACAGCCGGTAAATGTTCAGCATGCCAGTTTCACTAGTTTTCAGCCTTATCAGCTTCAGGAGTCTGAAACGAAAAATCTCAGCATGCTGATGGATATCCCTTTGCAAGTAACTGTGGAGCTTGGAAGAACGAAACGCTGCGTCAAGGATATTTTGGAGCTTTCCTCCGGATCAATCATCGAATTGGATAAATTAGCAGGAGAGCCAGTGGATATCCTGGTAAACAGCCGCTTGATAGCAAAAGGCGAAGTAGTAGTGATTGATGAAAACTTTGGGGTCCGTGTTACGGATATCATGAGCCAAAGCGACAGATTAAATAAAATCAGATAA
- a CDS encoding flagellar hook protein FlgE has translation MLRSMYSGISGLKNLQTKLDVIGNNVANVNTYGFKKSRVTFSDAMNQTVSGASAATANKGGTNSKQIGLGSTIATIDTIHTQSSLQTTGRDLDLGISGDGYFVVKQGDSLSYTRAGNFYLDDNGTLVNANGLKVQAYKVDENGKRSKTIGEVAVNVNAILPAITTTKISVSGNLAADAIDGTVFSQQMKVVDEKGKEQTATIYFQKTGGDKWELFDEEPAPLEDTSTTEPKPFTSVSFDANGQIVAGDKTQAGKTINISGGKEDDSDTAVDESVQKVNLDFDFSNLTQVKGSTTALVNPNGNKEGKLESFNIGSSGEINGVYSNGLITTLGQLAVAKFSNASGLTKTGGNTFQESINSGTANINIAGEGRGVIASGSLEMSNVDLSEEFTEMIVAQRGFQSNSRIITTSDEILQELVNLKR, from the coding sequence ATGCTTCGTTCAATGTATTCGGGAATAAGCGGATTAAAAAACTTACAAACAAAATTGGATGTTATCGGTAATAACGTCGCCAATGTCAATACATATGGTTTCAAAAAAAGCCGTGTGACATTCAGCGATGCGATGAACCAAACGGTATCTGGTGCAAGTGCAGCAACAGCCAATAAAGGCGGAACCAATTCTAAACAAATTGGATTGGGCTCCACGATTGCTACAATCGATACGATCCATACACAGTCAAGCCTGCAAACCACCGGCCGCGATCTTGATTTAGGAATATCTGGTGATGGCTATTTCGTCGTCAAACAAGGCGATTCTCTTTCATATACACGTGCAGGAAACTTTTATTTGGATGATAATGGTACGCTTGTTAACGCGAATGGTTTGAAAGTACAGGCTTACAAGGTTGATGAAAACGGGAAACGATCAAAAACGATTGGCGAAGTTGCTGTTAACGTCAATGCGATTTTACCTGCCATTACCACTACTAAAATATCAGTAAGTGGAAATCTAGCTGCTGACGCAATTGATGGTACCGTATTTAGCCAGCAAATGAAAGTCGTAGATGAAAAGGGGAAAGAACAAACGGCAACTATTTATTTCCAAAAAACAGGTGGTGATAAATGGGAGCTTTTTGATGAAGAACCTGCTCCTTTGGAGGATACATCAACTACTGAACCAAAACCGTTCACTTCGGTGAGTTTCGATGCTAATGGTCAGATAGTGGCAGGTGATAAAACCCAGGCAGGTAAAACCATTAACATTTCAGGCGGCAAAGAGGATGACTCGGATACAGCGGTCGATGAAAGCGTTCAAAAAGTTAATTTGGATTTTGATTTCTCAAACCTTACTCAAGTTAAAGGTTCCACCACTGCTCTTGTCAATCCGAATGGTAATAAAGAAGGTAAACTGGAAAGCTTTAATATTGGTTCATCAGGGGAAATAAATGGCGTTTATTCCAACGGTCTGATCACAACCTTAGGTCAACTGGCCGTCGCCAAGTTTTCCAATGCATCAGGCTTGACGAAAACGGGTGGTAATACTTTTCAGGAATCAATCAATTCAGGTACTGCCAACATCAATATCGCAGGTGAAGGGCGAGGTGTGATTGCATCAGGTTCTTTGGAAATGTCCAATGTGGATTTATCCGAAGAATTTACTGAAATGATCGTTGCGCAACGTGGTTTCCAGTCGAATTCAAGGATCATCACGACGTCGGATGAAATTTTACAAGAATTGGTTAACTTAAAACGATAG
- the fliJ gene encoding flagellar export protein FliJ, with protein MIYQYKFEKILTIKEKEKTDALAKHNSALKKFEEVAEKLYKLLKKKEELLEFQQEKLRNGLSVQEIRHHQLFMDNLEKLLSHCQQEVIEARYKMNIQRDILMERNIEVKKYEKMKENDFLKFLDVIKEAENKQMDEISIRQFLSKGVR; from the coding sequence ATGATTTATCAATATAAATTCGAGAAGATCCTGACCATCAAAGAAAAAGAAAAAACCGATGCACTAGCTAAACATAATTCTGCTTTAAAAAAATTTGAAGAAGTGGCAGAAAAGTTATATAAGCTTTTAAAGAAAAAAGAAGAGTTGCTTGAGTTTCAACAGGAAAAGCTGCGAAATGGATTATCCGTTCAGGAAATTCGTCATCATCAGTTATTTATGGACAACTTGGAAAAACTCTTAAGCCACTGTCAACAGGAAGTCATTGAAGCGCGATACAAGATGAATATTCAACGGGATATATTAATGGAAAGAAATATTGAGGTTAAAAAGTACGAAAAAATGAAAGAAAATGATTTTCTTAAATTCCTCGATGTCATTAAGGAAGCTGAGAACAAACAAATGGATGAAATATCTATCCGGCAATTCTTAAGCAAAGGCGTAAGGTGA
- the flgD gene encoding flagellar hook assembly protein FlgD, with amino-acid sequence MTTIDTSLLLSKSQTENRKTGDALGKDDFLKLLLTQLQNQDPSSPMDNTEIIAQMATFSSLEQMMNMGAQMEEIIGINQQNSLMNYNSFVGKEVTWHKLDEDDDDLEIEEGTGIVKSIQYKGDGVYFLLEDGTKLEPANISAMKQTSSTSNSLTAASELIGKRVSWMDEKNGESSAVVISVSMSIGKLQIEVDDENNTKLSSEQLIKIAEA; translated from the coding sequence ATGACGACCATCGATACGTCACTATTATTATCAAAATCTCAAACTGAAAACAGAAAAACCGGGGATGCATTGGGAAAAGATGATTTCTTGAAATTGTTGCTTACCCAGCTTCAAAACCAAGATCCGTCAAGTCCGATGGACAATACGGAAATCATCGCCCAAATGGCCACTTTTTCTTCTCTGGAACAGATGATGAATATGGGAGCCCAAATGGAAGAAATAATCGGGATCAATCAACAAAATAGTTTAATGAACTATAACTCTTTTGTCGGAAAGGAAGTCACTTGGCACAAACTGGATGAAGATGATGATGACCTTGAGATAGAAGAAGGGACAGGCATCGTTAAGTCGATCCAATATAAGGGTGATGGTGTTTATTTTCTTTTAGAAGATGGCACGAAGCTTGAACCAGCAAATATTTCAGCAATGAAACAAACAAGTTCCACGTCGAACAGCTTGACGGCGGCAAGTGAATTAATAGGCAAGCGCGTTTCCTGGATGGACGAAAAAAATGGAGAGTCGTCCGCTGTCGTAATCTCGGTATCCATGAGTATTGGCAAGCTGCAAATTGAAGTGGATGATGAAAACAACACCAAGCTATCATCAGAGCAATTGATAAAAATCGCTGAAGCTTAA
- the fliM gene encoding flagellar motor switch protein FliM, producing the protein MSGEILSQNEIDALLSAISTGEMDADDFKKVEVEKRVKVYDFKRALRFSKDQIRSLTRIHENFARLLTTYFSAQLRTYVQISVASADQIPYEEFIRSIPKMTIMNVFEVPPLDGRIILEVNPNIAYSMMDRVLGGRGISVNKVDSLTEIETKIMSNLFEKAFENLQEAWGTIVEIEPVMTEFEVNPQFLQLVSPNDTVVVISLNTHIGETSGMINVCIPHVVLEPIIPKLSAHYWMENSQKEKIPEEIMILEKRIRNADLPIISELGSTDITIQDFLLLDVGDVIDLNKAIDEPLTITIGGIPKYSGQPGKVGKKHAIQILDILKGGDEDGK; encoded by the coding sequence ATGTCCGGGGAAATATTATCGCAAAATGAAATCGATGCTTTGTTATCGGCCATTTCCACAGGTGAAATGGATGCAGATGATTTTAAAAAAGTAGAAGTAGAAAAAAGAGTGAAAGTATACGACTTTAAAAGGGCGCTTCGGTTTTCAAAGGATCAAATCCGCAGTTTGACTAGGATACACGAGAACTTTGCAAGACTGCTGACCACATACTTCTCTGCTCAGCTTAGAACATATGTCCAAATATCCGTTGCTTCGGCAGATCAAATACCATACGAAGAGTTTATCCGATCGATTCCGAAAATGACCATCATGAATGTTTTTGAGGTGCCACCCTTGGATGGCCGAATCATTCTTGAGGTCAACCCGAATATCGCTTATTCCATGATGGATCGCGTTTTGGGCGGGCGGGGCATAAGCGTGAATAAGGTAGATAGTTTAACGGAAATAGAAACGAAAATCATGTCGAATTTATTCGAGAAGGCTTTTGAAAATTTACAGGAGGCTTGGGGAACGATTGTTGAAATCGAACCGGTGATGACAGAGTTCGAGGTGAATCCACAATTTTTACAACTGGTTTCGCCCAACGATACTGTTGTGGTCATTTCCTTGAATACACATATCGGCGAAACAAGCGGGATGATTAATGTTTGTATTCCTCACGTCGTATTGGAACCGATCATACCAAAATTATCTGCTCATTATTGGATGGAAAATTCCCAAAAGGAAAAAATCCCAGAGGAAATCATGATTTTGGAAAAGCGGATCCGAAACGCAGATCTTCCCATTATTTCTGAACTTGGTTCTACGGACATCACCATCCAGGATTTTTTGCTGCTTGATGTTGGCGATGTCATCGATTTAAATAAGGCAATCGATGAACCTTTGACGATTACAATTGGAGGGATCCCAAAATACAGCGGGCAGCCAGGAAAAGTGGGGAAAAAACATGCTATCCAGATTCTTGATATTTTGAAAGGGGGAGACGAAGATGGTAAGTGA
- a CDS encoding TIGR02530 family flagellar biosynthesis protein: MNKLGFQANSAQLMSQTKLPLRQRQMIQQGFQQHFQTAVPINEKLTISKHAQLRMSQRNIEIAPQTWEKIADKTNEAKKMGVTESLIITDNAALIVSTKNNKVITVMDRDEAISQIFTNINGTIILDK, translated from the coding sequence ATGAATAAACTTGGTTTTCAAGCAAATTCCGCTCAGCTGATGTCACAAACAAAATTACCCTTGAGGCAAAGGCAGATGATCCAACAAGGCTTTCAACAGCATTTTCAAACTGCTGTCCCCATAAATGAAAAATTGACCATTAGTAAACATGCTCAATTGCGGATGAGTCAAAGGAATATAGAAATAGCACCACAAACCTGGGAGAAAATAGCTGATAAAACCAATGAAGCCAAAAAGATGGGTGTAACCGAATCTCTTATCATTACAGATAATGCGGCACTCATAGTAAGCACGAAAAACAACAAGGTCATCACGGTCATGGACAGGGATGAAGCAATATCACAAATTTTCACGAACATCAATGGAACCATAATTTTAGATAAATAG
- a CDS encoding flagellar FlbD family protein has protein sequence MIKVTRLNGKCFHINALYIDTVESLPDTTITFTNGKKIVVLEKEEELVEAIIQFYRTVNILGFRKDVEESS, from the coding sequence ATTATCAAAGTCACAAGGCTCAATGGAAAATGCTTTCATATCAATGCATTGTACATAGACACAGTTGAGTCATTGCCAGATACGACCATTACTTTTACAAATGGTAAGAAAATCGTTGTGCTAGAGAAGGAAGAGGAACTGGTTGAAGCTATTATACAATTTTATCGTACCGTTAATATTCTCGGTTTTCGTAAGGATGTGGAGGAAAGTTCATGA